One stretch of Nomascus leucogenys isolate Asia chromosome 7b, Asia_NLE_v1, whole genome shotgun sequence DNA includes these proteins:
- the LRP2BP gene encoding LRP2-binding protein isoform X1: MCSLLTTKGNMSLNKNTHCGKRMKLTSEKLPKNPFYVSVSQDAAKNQKFFQWKKEKTDHYTHANLVDKALQLLKERILKGDTLAYFLRGQLYFEEEKGVDYMKKILDSPCPKARHLKFAAAYNLGRAYYEGKGVKRSNEEAERLWIIAADGGNPKASVKAQSMLGLYYSTKEPTELEKAFYWHSEACGNGNLESQGALGLMYLYGQGIRQDTEAALQCLREAAERGNVYAQGNLVEYYYKMKFFTKCVAFSKRIADYDEVHDIPMIAQVTDCLPEFISRGMAMASFYHARCLQLGLGITRDETTAKHYYSKACRLNPALADELHSLLIRQRI; encoded by the exons ATGTGCAGTCTTCTAACCACAAAGGGCAATATGAGTTTAAACAAG aatacacattgtgGAAAAAGGATGAAGTTGACCAGTGAAAAGTTGCCCAAGAACCCCTTTTATGTCTCTGTATCTCAGGATGCTGCTAAAAACCAAAAATTcttccagtggaaaaaggaaaagactg atcatTACACCCATGCTAATTTGGTGGATAAGGCATTGCAGCTCTTGAAGGAAAGAATACTGAAAGGAGACACTCTGGCATATTTCCTACGAGGTCAACTATATTTTGAAGAG GAGAAAGGGGTGGACTATATGAAGAAAATTCTTGATTCTCCATGTCCCAAAGCAAGACACTTAAAATTTGCAGCTGCTTACAACCTCGGAAGAGCTTATTATGAAGGAAAAGGTGTTAAACGATCAAATGAGGAAGCTGAAAG ACTATGGATTATCGCAGCAGACGGTGGAAATCCCAAAGCTAGTGTGAAGGCTCAAAGTATGCTCGGGCTGTATTACTCAACCAAGGAGCCCACGGAGTTAGAAAAG GCATTTTACTGGCATTCAGAAGCATGTGGCAATGGGAATCTGGAGTCCCAGGGTGCACTTGGTCTCATGTACTTGTATGGACAAGGCATCCGGCAGGATACGGAAGCTGCCCTGCAGTGCTTAAGAGAAGCAGCAGAACGCGGAAACGTCTATGCTCAAGGGAATCTCGTGGAGTATTACTATAAGATGAAATTTTTTACGAAGTGTGTTGCATTTTCCAAAAG GATCGCTGACTACGATGAGGTTCACGACATCCCCATGATCGCCCAGGTCACAGACTGTCTCCCGGAGTTCATCAGCAGAGGCATGGCAATGGCATCCTTCTACCACGCAAGGTGTCTGCAGCTTGGCTTGGGCATCACCAGGGATGAAACAACCGCTAAACACTATTATTCTAAA GCTTGTCGTCTGAATCCTGCATTGGCAGATGAACTTCACTCCTTACTTATTCGTCAAAGAATTTAG
- the LRP2BP gene encoding LRP2-binding protein isoform X2 → MCSLLTTKGNMSLNKNTHCGKRMKLTSEKLPKNPFYVSVSQDAAKNQKFFQWKKEKTDHYTHANLVDKALQLLKERILKGDTLAYFLRGQLYFEEKGVDYMKKILDSPCPKARHLKFAAAYNLGRAYYEGKGVKRSNEEAERLWIIAADGGNPKASVKAQSMLGLYYSTKEPTELEKAFYWHSEACGNGNLESQGALGLMYLYGQGIRQDTEAALQCLREAAERGNVYAQGNLVEYYYKMKFFTKCVAFSKRIADYDEVHDIPMIAQVTDCLPEFISRGMAMASFYHARCLQLGLGITRDETTAKHYYSKACRLNPALADELHSLLIRQRI, encoded by the exons ATGTGCAGTCTTCTAACCACAAAGGGCAATATGAGTTTAAACAAG aatacacattgtgGAAAAAGGATGAAGTTGACCAGTGAAAAGTTGCCCAAGAACCCCTTTTATGTCTCTGTATCTCAGGATGCTGCTAAAAACCAAAAATTcttccagtggaaaaaggaaaagactg atcatTACACCCATGCTAATTTGGTGGATAAGGCATTGCAGCTCTTGAAGGAAAGAATACTGAAAGGAGACACTCTGGCATATTTCCTACGAGGTCAACTATATTTTGAAGAG AAAGGGGTGGACTATATGAAGAAAATTCTTGATTCTCCATGTCCCAAAGCAAGACACTTAAAATTTGCAGCTGCTTACAACCTCGGAAGAGCTTATTATGAAGGAAAAGGTGTTAAACGATCAAATGAGGAAGCTGAAAG ACTATGGATTATCGCAGCAGACGGTGGAAATCCCAAAGCTAGTGTGAAGGCTCAAAGTATGCTCGGGCTGTATTACTCAACCAAGGAGCCCACGGAGTTAGAAAAG GCATTTTACTGGCATTCAGAAGCATGTGGCAATGGGAATCTGGAGTCCCAGGGTGCACTTGGTCTCATGTACTTGTATGGACAAGGCATCCGGCAGGATACGGAAGCTGCCCTGCAGTGCTTAAGAGAAGCAGCAGAACGCGGAAACGTCTATGCTCAAGGGAATCTCGTGGAGTATTACTATAAGATGAAATTTTTTACGAAGTGTGTTGCATTTTCCAAAAG GATCGCTGACTACGATGAGGTTCACGACATCCCCATGATCGCCCAGGTCACAGACTGTCTCCCGGAGTTCATCAGCAGAGGCATGGCAATGGCATCCTTCTACCACGCAAGGTGTCTGCAGCTTGGCTTGGGCATCACCAGGGATGAAACAACCGCTAAACACTATTATTCTAAA GCTTGTCGTCTGAATCCTGCATTGGCAGATGAACTTCACTCCTTACTTATTCGTCAAAGAATTTAG
- the LRP2BP gene encoding LRP2-binding protein isoform X3 has protein sequence MCSLLTTKGNMSLNKNTHCGKRMKLTSEKLPKNPFYVSVSQDAAKNQKFFQWKKEKTDHYTHANLVDKALQLLKERILKGDTLAYFLRGQLYFEEGWFEEALEQFEEIKEKDHQATYQLGVMYYDGLGTTLDAEKGVDYMKKILDSPCPKARHLKFAAAYNLGRAYYEGKGVKRSNEEAERLWIIAADGGNPKASVKAQSMLGLYYSTKEPTELEKAFYWHSEACGNGNLESQGALGLMYLYGQGIRQDTEAALQCLREAAERGNVYAQGNLVEYYYKMKFFTKCVAFSKRIADYDEVHDIPMIAQVTDCLPEFISRGMAMASFYHARCLQLGLGITRDETTAKHYYSKACRLNPALADELHSLLIRQRI, from the exons ATGTGCAGTCTTCTAACCACAAAGGGCAATATGAGTTTAAACAAG aatacacattgtgGAAAAAGGATGAAGTTGACCAGTGAAAAGTTGCCCAAGAACCCCTTTTATGTCTCTGTATCTCAGGATGCTGCTAAAAACCAAAAATTcttccagtggaaaaaggaaaagactg atcatTACACCCATGCTAATTTGGTGGATAAGGCATTGCAGCTCTTGAAGGAAAGAATACTGAAAGGAGACACTCTGGCATATTTCCTACGAGGTCAACTATATTTTGAAGAG GGATGGTTTGAAGAAGCATTAGAACAGTTTGAAGAAATCAAGGAGAAAGACCATCAAGCAACGTACCAGCTAGGAGTGATGTACTATGATGGGCTGGGGACCACTCTAGACGCT GAGAAAGGGGTGGACTATATGAAGAAAATTCTTGATTCTCCATGTCCCAAAGCAAGACACTTAAAATTTGCAGCTGCTTACAACCTCGGAAGAGCTTATTATGAAGGAAAAGGTGTTAAACGATCAAATGAGGAAGCTGAAAG ACTATGGATTATCGCAGCAGACGGTGGAAATCCCAAAGCTAGTGTGAAGGCTCAAAGTATGCTCGGGCTGTATTACTCAACCAAGGAGCCCACGGAGTTAGAAAAG GCATTTTACTGGCATTCAGAAGCATGTGGCAATGGGAATCTGGAGTCCCAGGGTGCACTTGGTCTCATGTACTTGTATGGACAAGGCATCCGGCAGGATACGGAAGCTGCCCTGCAGTGCTTAAGAGAAGCAGCAGAACGCGGAAACGTCTATGCTCAAGGGAATCTCGTGGAGTATTACTATAAGATGAAATTTTTTACGAAGTGTGTTGCATTTTCCAAAAG GATCGCTGACTACGATGAGGTTCACGACATCCCCATGATCGCCCAGGTCACAGACTGTCTCCCGGAGTTCATCAGCAGAGGCATGGCAATGGCATCCTTCTACCACGCAAGGTGTCTGCAGCTTGGCTTGGGCATCACCAGGGATGAAACAACCGCTAAACACTATTATTCTAAA GCTTGTCGTCTGAATCCTGCATTGGCAGATGAACTTCACTCCTTACTTATTCGTCAAAGAATTTAG